The following coding sequences are from one Nicotiana tabacum cultivar K326 chromosome 1, ASM71507v2, whole genome shotgun sequence window:
- the LOC107797504 gene encoding syntaxin-32, with amino-acid sequence MPVKVASASIRDRTQEFQSIAERLKKSFSSVQNGPVSSSTNSGGSRSEEQRSTVAMQSEFNKRASKIGFGIHQTSQKLAKLAKLAKRTSVFDDPTTEIQELTAVIKQDITALNSAVVDLQLHSNARNECGNRDTTSHSTTVVDDLKNRLMTATKEFKEVLTMRTENMKVHENRRQLFSSSASKEASNPFVRQRPLASRNTASTSASPPPWANGSTSSQLFPRTQGVGDTQPLLQQQQQQQQQQQQQQQLVPLQDSYMQSRAEALQNVESTIHELGSIFNQLATLVSQQGEVAIRIDENMDDTLANVEGAQGALLKYLNSISSNRWLMIKIFFVLIFFLMIFLFFVA; translated from the exons ATGCCTGTGAAAGTAGCGAGTGCGTCAATACGGGATCGGACTCAGGAGTTTCAGAGTATAGCGGAGAGATTAAAGAAGTCATTTTCGTCCGTACAGAATGGGCCGGTTAGTAGCAGTACAAATAGTGGTGGTTCTAGATCGGAGGAACAGAGGTCCACTGTTGCTATGCAATCGGAGTTTAATAAACGTGCCTCGAAAATTGGTTTCGGAATACATCAAACCTCGCAGAAGCTTGCAAAGCTAGCGAAAT TGGCAAAAAGGACTTCTGTTTTTGATGATCCGACTACAGAAATTCAGGAGCTTACTGCAGTTATCAAGCAAGATATTACAGCACTTAACTCTGCTGTAGTAGATCTTCAGCTTCACTCTAATGCTCGTAATGAATGTGGTAATCGTGATACCACTAGTCACTCGACGACTGTTGTAGATGACTTGAAGAACAGACTGATGACTGCCACAAAGGAGTTCAAAGAAGTACTCACCATGCGGACAGAG AATATGAAGGTTCATGAGAACAGAAGGCAGTTGTTTTCTTCGTCGGCTTCCAAAGAAGCTTCAAATCCATTTGTGCGCCAGCGTCCTCTAGCTTCACGGAATACTGCTAGTACATCAGCCAGCCCTCCTCCTTGGGCTAATGGTTCGACTTCATCTCAGCTATTTCCAAG GACGCAAGGGGTTGGAGACACCCAGCCATTGttgcagcagcagcagcaacaacagcagcagcagcagcagcagcagcagctagTTCCGCTGCAAGACAGCTACATGCAGAGTAGAGCAGAAGCTCTTCAAAATGTTGAGTCTACTATCCATGAGCTGGGCAGCATTTTTAATCAGCTTGCTACCTTGGTTTCTCAGCAAGGAGAGGTTGCAATCAG GATTGATGAGAACATGGATGACACACTAGCAAATGTCGAAGGGGCACAAGGGGCTCTGCTCAAGTACCTCAACAGCATCTCATCAAATAGGTGGCTAATGATTAAGATATTCTTTGTGTTGATTTTCTTCCTTatgattttcctattttttgtGGCATAG